Proteins encoded together in one Microcebus murinus isolate Inina chromosome 16, M.murinus_Inina_mat1.0, whole genome shotgun sequence window:
- the ZNF256 gene encoding LOW QUALITY PROTEIN: zinc finger protein 256 (The sequence of the model RefSeq protein was modified relative to this genomic sequence to represent the inferred CDS: inserted 4 bases in 3 codons; substituted 6 bases at 6 genomic stop codons) has product MAAASGVMRLSPGPRVGDSDALAGIPVSDIQWNAVWETDCCGTEDEVAPSQWSVSPQGLLQIRAAKGHPSPQKASPCEIHGPVLRHILHLVQHQGLHHGQKLYMDGACRKRLSFTTXESHSVPRARVSVSHCARPRDLYLNNCKFQVFGKHFICREVGKDFLASSGFLQQQSTHTGQMLNSRIKSTMAFHIVKSRYSWGECMKAFSYKHVXFPHQRALSRERCYMXSERGKFFSTSCSLNYHFRVHTSEKPXKCGXRGKSYRQSSSLITHRRVHTGVRPHQCNESGKLFSRKYDHIIHQXVHTGERPYECSECGKSFIHSSSLITHQRVHTGTRPYRCGECGKXFSQSCHLIRHWXFHIGEGPYEYSKCGKFFTYSSHLFQHQRVHTGIRPRECDQCGTLFIRKFELIVHQRLHTEERSHKXNECGKSFTCKSYLIAHWKIHTGARPYECGDCGKSFTHSSTLQQHQRVHTGERPYGCKECGKFFSQSSSLIRYRGIHTAERPYEYSECWKSFSNHSGLVKHRRVHTGERPYECNECGKSFPQSSNLNNHQIVHRGKRPYECSECGKSFTLNSNLLKYQTFHKG; this is encoded by the exons ATGGCGGCCGCCAGCGGAGTTATGCGACTCAG CCCAGGCCCCAGGGTCGGGGACAGTGACGCTCTCGCGGGCATCCCTGTTTCTGATATTCAGTGGAATGCGGTGTGGGAGA ctGATTGCTGTGGAACAGAGGATGAGGTGGCACCTTCTCAGTGGAGCGTTTCTCCGCAAGGACTGTTGCAGATTAGGGCTGCCAAGGGCCATCCTTCTCCCCAGAAGGCCAGCCCTTGTGAGATACATGGCCCAGTGTTGAGACACATTTTGCACTTGGTTCAGCACCAGGGGTTACATCACGGGCAGAAGCTGTACATGGATGGGGCATGTAGGAAACGACTGAGTTTCACTACAtaggagtctcactctgttccccgggctagagtga gcgtgagccactgcgcccggcctagagacTTGTATTTGAACAACTGCAAATTCCAAGTATTTGGGAAACACTTTATCTGCAGGGAGGTTGGGAAGGATTTCCTGGCCAGCTCAGGATTTCTTCAGCAACAGTCTACTCACACTGGGCAGATGTTAAACAGCAGAATCAAGAGTACTATGGCCTTTCACATTGTAAAAAGTCGTTATAGCTGGGGAGAATGCATGAAAGCTTTCAGCTATAAGCATG CTTTTCCACACCAGAGAGCCCTCAGTAGGGAAAGGTGTTACATGTAGAGTGAACGTGGGAAGTTTTTTAGCACTAGCTGTAGCCTCAATTACCATTTTAGAGTTCATACCTcagaaaagccttaaaaatgtggGTAACGTGGGAAATCATATAGGCAAAGCTCTAGCCTTATTACACACAGAAGAGTTCACACTGGAGTAAGACCTCATCAATGTAATGAATCTGGAAAATTATTTAGCAGGAAATATGACCACATTATACATCAGTGAGTCCACACTGGCGAAAGGCCTTATGAGTGCAGTGAGTGTGGGAAATCCTTTATCCATAGCTCTAGCCTCATTACACACCAGAGAGTTCACACTGGAACAAGACCTTATAGGTGTGGTGAATGTGGGA TCTTTAGCCAGAGCTGTCACCTCATTAGACATTGGTGATTTCACATTGGAGAAGGGCCTTATGAGTATAGCAAATGTGGAAAATTCTTTACTTATAGTTCCCATCTCTTCCAACACCAGAGAGTTCACACTGGAATAAGACCTCGTGAATGTGATCAATGCGGAACATTATTTATCAGGAAATTTGAGCTCATTGTACATCAGAGACTTCACACTGAGGAAAGGTCTCATAA CAAcgaatgtggaaaatcctttacCTGCAAATCCTACCTCATTGCACATTGGAAAATTCACACTGGAGCAAGGCCTTATGAGTGTGGGGATTGTGGGAAATCATTTACCCATAGCTCTACGCTCCAGCAACACCagagagttcacactggagaaaggccttatGGGTGCAAGGAATGTGGGAAATTTTTTAGTCAAAGCTCTAGCCTTATTAGATATAGGGGAATTCATACAGCAGAAAGGCCTTATGAGTACAGTGAGTGTTGGAAATCCTTTAGCAACCATTCTGGTCTTGTTAAACACCGAagagttcacactggagaaaggccttatGAATGCAATGAATGTGGCAAATCCTTTCCCCAGAGTTCTAACCTCAATAATCACCAGATAGTTCACAGAGGGAAAAGGCCTTATGAGTGTAGTGAATGTGGGAAGTCTTTTACCTTGAActctaatcttttaaaataccaGACTTTTCATAAGGGATAA
- the C16H19orf18 gene encoding uncharacterized protein C19orf18 homolog produces MEFLRNEAIIPHRPALVQVMLIASIAFSVALICGMVISYMIYRLAQAEERQQLETLYRNIRLPSLGDEEGGSGDEGQDESMYLLAENEKELEKFIHSVIRSKRKKNIEEKNLREEQKLAKGKMPKNTTPHANVENL; encoded by the exons ATGGAGTTCCTGAGGAACGAAG CAATAATTCCACATAGACCTGCTCTTGTTCAAGTAATGTTAATTGCAAGTATAGCCTTCAGCGTTGCCCTGATATGTGGGATGGTGATCTCCTATATGATATA CCGACTGGCCCAGGCGGAGGAAAGGCAGCAGCTGGAGACGCTTTACAGAAACATCCGGCTACCATCACTCGGCGACGAGGAGGGCGGCTCCGGGGACGAGGGCCAGGATGAGTCCATGTACCTGCTCGCGGAGAACGAGAAGGAACTGGAAAAGTTCATTCACTCAG TTATcagatcaaaaagaaagaaaaatattgaagagaAGAATTTGAGGGAAGAGCAAAAGTTAGCAAAGGGAAAAATGCCAAAGAATACTACACCCCATGCCAACGTGGAGAATTTGTGA